ATCAAAAACGTTTTGCTTTTGCAATTTCATTCCTGCTTGATGCCATTCTTCTCCATATTCACCACCACCACGTAAATTAGGAACAGCATAGACTCCTCCCATTTCTAGCCATATTAAAAGGCTAACAGAAAAACTTGGTGTTAAGGAGATATTAAACCCACCATATCCATAGAGGTAAGTAGGATTGTTACCATCTAATTTAATTCCTTTTTTGTGAGTAATAAACATTGGCACTTTTGTACCATCTTTACTTGCATAGAAAACCTGTTTTGTCTCGTATTCATCAGCATTGAAATCTACTTCTGGCTGACGGAAAAGTTCACTCTTACCTGTTTTCATGTCATAACGATAAATAGTTCCAGGGGTAGTAAAGCTGGTAAAACTATAAAATGTTTCTGTATCATACCGTTTACCACTAAATCCGCTGGCTGCACCAATTCCGGGTAATTCTACTTCTCGAATAAAATTACCTTTGAGATCAAATATCTTAATTTGGCTATGGGCATCTTGTAAATAATCAGCCACAAATTGATTATTTAAGACACTGACACTTTCTAATGTTTCTACTGCTTGAGGAATAATTTCTTGCCAATTTTCGGGAGTTGGTTTTCTCGTGTCAATGGCAATAACTCTACCTTTTGGAGAATTGAAATCTGTGCGAAAGTAGAAAACATAATCGTCATTATCAATGAAGCTATAATTTGCTAAAAATTGGTTAATTAGTTCGATGACTTCAGAATTTTGATTTGTTAGATCCTTGTAAAAAACTAAGTTTTTGGAGTCAGTTCCTAGCCAGATTGAAATTATCAAATATTTGCCGTCTTCCGTGACATTCCCAGTAAAACCCCATTCTTTTTCATCAGGACGATGGTAAATTAAGATGTCTGTTGATTGGGGTGTACCAAGTTGATGATAATAAAGTTTTTGGTAATAATTAACATCTTCTAATTTGGTTTTTTCATTTGGTTCATCATAACGACTGTAGAAAAACCCTTGATGATCATGAGTCCAAGAAGCACCGGAAAATTTAATCCATTGGAGATGATCTTGTAAATCTTCACCTGTGGCAATATTTCTAACTTTCCATTCTTGCCAATCTGAACCAGAACTAGATAAACCATAGGCTAAAAGTTGACCATTTTCACTGATGGAAATTCCTGAAAGGGCAATTGTACCATCTTCTGAAAGTTGATTAGGATCAAGTACAATTCTTGGTTCTGCATCTAAAGTTGGCAGAGTATAGAGGACACTTTGATTTTGCAGTCCATCATTTTTGAAATAAAAGTAACTTTCACCTTCTTTAAAGGGAGTTCCATATTTTTCATAATCCCAAAGTTTTGTTAGCCGCTGTTTGATTTTTTCTCTGGCAGGAATTTCGTTTAAATAGCTAAAGGTAACTTGATTTTGGGCTTCTACCCAAGCTTTTGTTGCTTCTGTATCCGGGTCTTCTAAGGCTCTGTAAGGGTCGGCGATCGCCATTCCGTGATAATTATCCACCTGCTCACTTTTGCTAACAGTAGGATAGGTCAGAGGTTGGTTAAAGTTAGACATAAATTTAGGATAAATTGTACTAAATTGCTAATACCAATTTTATATGAGTCCGCACAAAATCATCAAATCTGTTAATTCATCTGCGTTTATCTGCGGTCAATTATTTCTGATCTCTGATTCTATGCAGATTCATCTTAATTTGGTATAAATTAATTAATAACATAAAAAAGCCATTATTTGCAATATTGACTCGTTCTCAAACAAGAAAGATAAGAATGTTACTAACTGAAGGTATCGCTGAGAATTTATTCATCTCTTCATGATTTTGACAGAATCACTAAGTAGGTTGGTGTTGAAAATTGTCGTTGGGGCAAGGGAACAGGGAACAGGGAACAGGAAGAGAGTTTTGAGTGATTTTACTTTTCTTCACATACCTTTAAATTTTTCTGTTCACCTACTTAAGTAGGTTGGCGTTGAAAATTGTCGTCATAGCAAGGCAAGAGGCAAGAGTAAAGAAGTTTTCAGCGATTTTACGTTTCTTTACACAGTTTAGTTTTATTGTATTCACCTACTTATCTTTTTGCGACCAAATAGCATTATGATCAATAGCGATTAATTTGTGTAACCTGGAGATAAAATTGGCGGTAATGCAAAAATTCGCTCAATCTGTAGCTTTGATGCCACCAGCAAAAATTTTTACTGTGGGACTATCTTTCTCTCTGGTAACGGGACTTTATGCTTGTGGTAAGGGAGAAAATTCTGGTATCAATCTTAAAAATTTCAATATTGGTGCTAATGTAACACAGATTCAAGAAATTACCAAAAAAAATCAGGACACGACAGTTTACATTCAAGGTAAAGTAGAAAAGTATGCTCCATTAATCAAGAAAAAATCATATCAAATTAACGACTCAACTGGGAAAATTTGGGTAATCACTAATCAGGGCAATTTCCAAGTCGGAGAACAGGTAGTATTGAAGGGTAATGTTCAGTATCAAAGTGTCCCTTTGGCTGGTAGAGAATACGGTGAAGTTTATTTAGAGGAAAAGTAATTTATGAACAGTCAACTAGCTTATGTAGCCGTTGCCATTCTCTATCGAGAGAATAAGTTTTTAATGCAATTACGGGATAATATTCCTAATATTATAGCTCCTGGTTGTTGGGCTTTATTCGGTGGACATATAGAACCAGGAGAAACTCCAGAAATAGCTGTTCAGCGCGAGGTTGTCGAAGAAATTGGTTATGAGTTGACTGATTTTACAAAATTTGGAATTTATAGCGATGAAAAAGCTGTGCGTTATGTATTTCAAGCACCATTGTTAGTCCCAGTGAGTCAACTTGTACTTTCTGAAGGGTGGGATTTAGATTTATTAACAGCAGCAGATATTGACAAGGGTGAATATTATTCTCAAAAAGCCGGAGATATTAGACCTTTAGCAACTTTACCTCAGAAAATTATGCTGGATTTTATCAAAACTCTATAGTCTGATAATCCGATTCACAAACTTTTTGAGTTTTCCAGACATTTTGCCAAAATTATATTAAGTAGGTGAACACAATAAAACCAATCTATGTAAAGAAAAGTAAAATCCCCCAAACCCTCTTCACTCTTGCCTTTTGCCTTTTGCCTTGCCATAACGACGATTTTCAATGCTAACCTACTTATTAATAAATGCCATGCAGCCAGTAAAAAGTCTACCAAATTTACCCAAATGGTTAAACATAGGATTAGCCTTTCCTGTGATTCTTTTAAATGGATGGTTATTAATTCAATTCATTAACTATTTTCAGCCTTTGGTTAGCGTTATTTCCGTTGCTATTCTTCTGGCTTTTGTACTAGATTACCCCATTCAACTTCTCCAAAAACGGGGAGTACCTCGAATTTTAGCAGTTGTAGTGGTATTGCTGTTATCTATTATTATTTTGGGTGCTGTAGGTGTAATTCTCCTACCACTTATTCTGGAACAATTGAATGAGTTAGCTAATCTTCTTCCCTATTGGATAGAATCGGCAACTCAACAAATAGAAGCTTTGCAAAATTGGGCAGCTACTCAGCAACTACCAGTAAATTTAAGTGGATTAGCAGGTGAAATTTTAGGAAAAATATCAAGTCAATTGCAATCTTTTACTGGGAAAATTTTAGGTTTTGCTTTCGATACTATTGGCAATTTATTGAATTTATTAATCACCATAGTTTTGACTATTTATTTAGTATTGAATGGGGAAAGTTTATGGAATGGCATTTATCTTTGGTTTCCCCCAGAAACAGCGA
The DNA window shown above is from Anabaena sp. WA102 and carries:
- a CDS encoding prolyl oligopeptidase family serine peptidase; translation: MSNFNQPLTYPTVSKSEQVDNYHGMAIADPYRALEDPDTEATKAWVEAQNQVTFSYLNEIPAREKIKQRLTKLWDYEKYGTPFKEGESYFYFKNDGLQNQSVLYTLPTLDAEPRIVLDPNQLSEDGTIALSGISISENGQLLAYGLSSSGSDWQEWKVRNIATGEDLQDHLQWIKFSGASWTHDHQGFFYSRYDEPNEKTKLEDVNYYQKLYYHQLGTPQSTDILIYHRPDEKEWGFTGNVTEDGKYLIISIWLGTDSKNLVFYKDLTNQNSEVIELINQFLANYSFIDNDDYVFYFRTDFNSPKGRVIAIDTRKPTPENWQEIIPQAVETLESVSVLNNQFVADYLQDAHSQIKIFDLKGNFIREVELPGIGAASGFSGKRYDTETFYSFTSFTTPGTIYRYDMKTGKSELFRQPEVDFNADEYETKQVFYASKDGTKVPMFITHKKGIKLDGNNPTYLYGYGGFNISLTPSFSVSLLIWLEMGGVYAVPNLRGGGEYGEEWHQAGMKLQKQNVFDDFIAAAEWLIAHNYTQPGKLAIGGGSNGGLLVGTCMTQRPNLFGAALPAVGVMDMLRFHKFTIGWAWVAEYGSSENAEEFATLYAYSPLHNLKPGTAYPATLITTADHDDRVVPAHSFKFAAALQAAHGGDAPVLIRIDMKAGHGAGKPTAKIIEEAADKWGFLVKVLKVEI
- a CDS encoding NUDIX hydrolase codes for the protein MNSQLAYVAVAILYRENKFLMQLRDNIPNIIAPGCWALFGGHIEPGETPEIAVQREVVEEIGYELTDFTKFGIYSDEKAVRYVFQAPLLVPVSQLVLSEGWDLDLLTAADIDKGEYYSQKAGDIRPLATLPQKIMLDFIKTL
- a CDS encoding AI-2E family transporter — translated: MLTYLLINAMQPVKSLPNLPKWLNIGLAFPVILLNGWLLIQFINYFQPLVSVISVAILLAFVLDYPIQLLQKRGVPRILAVVVVLLLSIIILGAVGVILLPLILEQLNELANLLPYWIESATQQIEALQNWAATQQLPVNLSGLAGEILGKISSQLQSFTGKILGFAFDTIGNLLNLLITIVLTIYLVLNGESLWNGIYLWFPPETAKKVRELLREDFNNYFIGQATLGAILAVSITLAFVVLRVPLSLLFGIGIGLFSLFPFGTGIGIGIVSLLITLKDFGLGLEVAAIGVAIDQINSNIIAPRILGNLTGLNPVWVVISLLIGAKLGGVLGLLVAIPLASFIKDIADTWRNGKFNKTAVDSE